Below is a genomic region from Bordetella pertussis 18323.
GCGCAAGGTATTGGGCCAGATGCGCCGCACCGTGGCATGGCGCACCCAGGGCACCGACTCGAACGCCTCGCGGGCTTCGTCCAGGTCGACGGTAAAGAAATTGCCCCCGAAGCGCCCCGCGATCGCCGCGCGCACGGCGCCGGTCGAGACATAGTGCATCTCGGTCTCGGGCATGGACTCGATCTCGATGGCCGCCAACGTGAAATAGGGACGCTGCGCCACCCACGCCACGCCGGCCAACAGCATGGCGGCTACCGCCAGCACGGCCAGCGTGTTGGCGATCAGGTTGATGGTGCGAGCGTCGTTCCACACAGAGCGTCCCGTTCAATCTTGTCGCGCCGGGCTGCGCACTTTGCACGCGGCCTCGGCCAGGATGGCCACGCACAGGTCGGCATAGCTCATGCCCACCGCGCGCGCCGCCATCGGCACCAGTGAATGGCCGGTCATGCCGGGCGAAGTATTCATTTCCAGCAGCCAGGGCCGGTTCTCCCGGTCCAGGATGAAGTCGACCCGGCCCCAACCCTCGCAACCCAGCGCGGCGTAGGCGCGCTCGGCGACGGCGGCCACGTCCGCGGCCACGTCCGCGGGCAGGTCGGCCGGGCAGAAGTACTGCGTGTCGTCCGAGAAGTACTTGTGTTCGTAGTCATAATTGCCGCCGGGCGCGACGATCTCGATCACCGGCAAGGCGCGCGCCGCGGCGCCCGAGCCCAGCACGGCGACGGTCAGTTCGCGGCCCGTGATGAACTGTTCGGCCAGCACCTCGGCGTCGAAACGCGCGGCCAGCTCGTACGCCGCCTTCATGTCCGAATAGCCCGCCACCTTGGTGATGCCGACGGTCGAGCCCTCGTGCGGCGGCTTGAGTATCAGCGGCAGGCCCAGGCGGTCGGGCACCAGGCGCAGTTCGGTGCTGCCGCCCAGCACCTCGAAGGCCGGCGTGGGCAAGCCGTGCTGCAGCCACACCCGCTTGGTCATGATCTTGTCCATCGACAGGCTGGAGGCCAGCGGCCCGCTGCCGGTGTAAGGAATGCCCAGCAGCTCCAGCGCTCCCTGCAGCGTGCCGTCCTCGCCATAGCGGCCATGCAGGGCGATGAACACGCGCTCGAAACCCGCCGCGGCGAGGTCCGCCAGGCTGCGCTCGCCGGTGTCGAACAGGTGCGCGTCCACGCCGGCGCTCAGC
It encodes:
- a CDS encoding D-alanine--D-alanine ligase; translated protein: MSKQFGKVGVLYGGRSAEREVSLMSGKGVHEALLSAGVDAHLFDTGERSLADLAAAGFERVFIALHGRYGEDGTLQGALELLGIPYTGSGPLASSLSMDKIMTKRVWLQHGLPTPAFEVLGGSTELRLVPDRLGLPLILKPPHEGSTVGITKVAGYSDMKAAYELAARFDAEVLAEQFITGRELTVAVLGSGAAARALPVIEIVAPGGNYDYEHKYFSDDTQYFCPADLPADVAADVAAVAERAYAALGCEGWGRVDFILDRENRPWLLEMNTSPGMTGHSLVPMAARAVGMSYADLCVAILAEAACKVRSPARQD